A window of the Homo sapiens chromosome 18, GRCh38.p14 Primary Assembly genome harbors these coding sequences:
- the MC4R gene encoding melanocortin receptor 4: protein MVNSTHRGMHTSLHLWNRSSYRLHSNASESLGKGYSDGGCYEQLFVSPEVFVTLGVISLLENILVIVAIAKNKNLHSPMYFFICSLAVADMLVSVSNGSETIVITLLNSTDTDAQSFTVNIDNVIDSVICSSLLASICSLLSIAVDRYFTIFYALQYHNIMTVKRVGIIISCIWAACTVSGILFIIYSDSSAVIICLITMFFTMLALMASLYVHMFLMARLHIKRIAVLPGTGAIRQGANMKGAITLTILIGVFVVCWAPFFLHLIFYISCPQNPYCVCFMSHFNLYLILIMCNSIIDPLIYALRSQELRKTFKEIICCYPLGGLCDLSSRY, encoded by the coding sequence ATGGTGAACTCCACCCACCGTGGGATGCACACTTCTCTGCACCTCTGGAACCGCAGCAGTTACAGACTGCACAGCAATGCCAGTGAGTCCCTTGGAAAAGGCTACTCTGATGGAGGGTGCTACGAGCAACTTTTTGTCTCTCCTGAGGTGTTTGTGACTCTGGGTGTCATCAGCTTGTTGGAGAATATCTTAGTGATTGTGGCAATAGCCAAGAACAAGAATCTGCATTCACCCATGTACTTTTTCATCTGCAGCTTGGCTGTGGCTGATATGCTGGTGAGCGTTTCAAATGGATCAGAAACCATTGTCATCACCCTATTAAACAGTACAGATACGGATGCACAGAGTTTCACAGTGAATATTGATAATGTCATTGACTCGGTGATCTGTAGCTCCTTGCTTGCATCCATTTGCAGCCTGCTTTCAATTGCAGTGGACAGGTACTTTACTATCTTCTATGCTCTCCAGTACCATAACATTATGACAGTTAAGCGGGTTGGGATCATCATAAGTTGTATCTGGGCAGCTTGCACGGTTTCAGGCATTTTGTTCATCATTTACTCAGATAGTAGTGCTGTCATCATCTGCCTCATCACCATGTTCTTCACCATGCTGGCTCTCATGGCTTCTCTCTATGTCCACATGTTCCTGATGGCCAGGCTTCACATTAAGAGGATTGCTGTCCTCCCCGGCACTGGTGCCATCCGCCAAGGTGCCAATATGAAGGGAGCGATTACCTTGACCATCCTGATTGGCGTCTTTGTTGTCTGCTGGGCCCCATTCTTCCTCCACTTAATATTCTACATCTCTTGTCCTCAGAATCCATATTGTGTGTGCTTCATGTCTCACTTTAACTTGTATCTCATACTGATCATGTGTAATTCAATCATCGATCCTCTGATTTATGCACTCCGGAGTCAAGAACTGAGGAAAACCTTCAAAGAGATCATCTGTTGCTATCCCCTGGGAGGCCTTTGTGACTTGTCTAGCAGATATTAA